DNA from Mycobacterium sp. SMC-8:
GAGCTGGGCGCGGTCCGGGGCGGGCGAGTTCTCGTCGCGCAGCCATCCATGGACCGCGGCCACCGCGGCGCGGGTCGCCTCGGGATCGACGCTGCGTCGGGCGGCCATACCCAAGCGTCTCAAAGCCGTGCCGCCCGCGGACGGCCGCCTGCGTTCAGCCTCATGGTCAGCTCCGTGTGGATCGCCGTTGGACGGCGAGCGCCGCGACAGCCCCGGCTTCGTTGACGGCCAGGTGCGCCAACATCGGGGCGACCACACTGCCGGACTTCGCGTAGAGCCACGAGAAGACCCATCCGGCGGCGCCGGTGACCAGCACCGTGCCGAGCAGCGGCTCCTTCGCGGCACGGGCGTCGGGGATATGGGACAGTCCGAAAACCACGGCGGCGAACACCTTTCCGCCGACCCTGCCGTAGGCCTGCTCAGCGGCCGCGCCCAACGCTGCCCCGGAACGCGACCTCCTCGGACCACACCGTGCCGAACGGGATGCGCATCAGCAGCCAGGGCGCGGCCGGCGCGGGCAGTTCCCGACCGGCCATGCCCGCCCGCACCGCGGGCGACACCGTCGACGCCGCGACCGTCAGCGCCACCGGCACCGCGGCCGCACTCCCCCACCGTAAGCCCTCCCGCAGTGCGGGCGGCCGCAACCCCAGTGGGGCCTTGCCCAGCATGGCGACGGCTACCCCGAAGGCCGCCTGGGGCAAGGGATTCCAGCGCGGGGGGATCCGCGGCGCTACCGCGCTCCAGACGAGCAGGACCCCGGCGGACGCCGCGGCACGCACACCGCTCCGCACTAGCCTCGACGTTTCGTGAAATAGGCTGTTGACACGACCTGTAATGCACGGAAGTGCCTGTCCTGTTTGAGAAAATGTGACTTGTCTAGGGTCCATGTTCACAAAGCGGGAAGGCACTCCGTAGGTGAAGCGTAGCGCGGTTCGTTCTCTGCTGGTGGATTCAGGTCGCGAGTCGTTGGTCTCGTCGGCCGGCGGGCTGCTGTTGGCTCGGACGCTGCACGTCTCGGGACTGGAAAAGGCCATGTCAGAGGTCTTGAAGCGGTGGCGGGCACCACGAACCCTGCACGACCCGGCCAAGGTGCTCACCGATGTCGCGATCGCGGTGGCACTCGGCGGTGACTGTGCCGCCGATATCGCGGTGGTGCGTGCTCAGCCCGAGCTGTTCGGGGCGGTGGCCTCCGATGCCACCGTGTCACGTCTGATCGCCACGCTGGCCGGCGACGTCGATGCCGCCGTTGCGGCGATCCGCGCGGCCCGGGCAGCAGCCCGCGCGCACATATGGCGGCGCCAGCAACCGCTGGCCGGTACCTCAGGCAGCCAGGTCATCGTCGATCTGGACGCCACCCTGGTGACCGCCCACAGCGACAAACAGGGCGCCACCCCAACCTTCAAGTACGGATACGGGTTTCATCCCATGCTCGCCTTCGTCGACCACGGCAGCCACGGATCCGGTGAAGCCCTGGTCGGGTTGCTGCGACCCGGCTCAGCCGGCTCCAACAGCGCTGCTGACCACATCAGTGTCCTGGATGCCGCGTTGGCCCAACTGCCCGAACCCGAACGGGCCCGGGTGCTGGTGCGCACCGACACCGGTGGCGGGGTCAAGGACTTCCTGCACCACATCACCGACCTGGGACTGCAGTACTCAGTCGGGTTCTACGGCATGCCCCCGATCGTCGAAGCGCTGCGCCGGGTCCCGCGGCGGGCGTGGCGGGCTGCCCTCGACGGCGACGGCACACCACGCGAGGGCGCCCAGGTCGCTGAGTTGACCCGCTACCTGCCCGACACGCTGAAAGGCTGGCCGGCAGGGATGCGGGTCATCGCCCGCCGAGAACGTCCCCATCCCGGCGCGCAGTTGCGCCTGACCGATGACAACGGGTGGCGGATCACGTGCTTTGCGACCAACACCCGCGGTTGGTCGATCTGCGATCTCGAAGTCCGGCACCGTCAACGCGCCCGCGCGGAAGACCGCATCCGCAACCTCAAAGACACCGGACTGACCAACCTGCCGTTTCACGGGTTCGCCCAGAATCAGATCTGGCTGGAGATCACCCTGCTGGCCGCTGACCTGCTGGTCTGGACCCAAGTCCTGGCCTTCACCGGCCACCCGGCCAGAGGCTGGGAACCCAAACGACTACGCCTGCGCCTGCTTGCCGTCGCCGGACGCATCATCACCTCAGGGCGTCGCCGCTACCTACGGCTGCCAAGAGGCTGGCCGTGGAGCGACCTCATCGAATTCGGCTGGACCGCACTGCAACCCACCTAAAACACAGAAACCATTCCGACGAGCAAAGGACCCAGGAGCACCGGCGAGACGCAACGCCGGAACCCCAGGCCGCCCACGTCAGAACCGCCCACTCACGCCACGAAAAGACCTCAACTACCCGCCACGTGAAAGATCGAGGCTAGGCGTCCCCGGTCTCGGACTCGGACTCCTTCAGCGCGGGCCGGATCCGGTCGGTGTCCGCCGAGGTCCAGCCGGGCGGCGGCGCGACGGCCGCCCAGCCGTCGAGGATGTAGTCCCCATAGTTGTGTCCGTGACCGGCCGGCGCCGAGGCGGCATTGGTCATGTCGGCGGCCACCTGCCAGAACGTGATGATCGGATACCACCGCATGGAGGCGGTGCGGTCCCGGCCCGGCGGTTCCGAGAGCCAGTCCGGGCGGGTGAACAGCAACTCGTCCGACCACCAGACGACGGGGTCGGACGAGTGTTGCAGGAACAGCACGCGGGTGCCCTCCCACGGCGGCGCCGCATCGGCGGCGATCCGCGCGGCATCGTTGCCCTGTGAGAACCGCACCGTGCGCCCGTTGTCGTACCGCGGCTCCACTTCGGGTGTGCCGGGGTCGCGACGGACGGTGATGCCACGCCACAGCGGGCTGGCGTTGGGCGGACCGACCCACAGCACCGACGAGAATCCCATCCGCGAGATGTCGGGCAGCCAGCCGAACGCGCCCTGCCCTGCCATCGAGCCCAGGCTCTCGCCGTAGAGCAGCAGCCGGGGGCGCCGGTCGGGGGGCAGTTCGGCCCAACGCTGCTGGACGGCGTCGATCATCAGCCGTCCCGCGTGCATCGACTTCTGCTGATCGCCGACGAAAGCGATCCAGCTGGGCAGATAGGAATACTGGGATCCGACGATCGCGGTGTTGCCGTTGTACATCATCTCCAGCGACTCCGCCGCGATCGGATTGATCCAGCCCGTCCCGGTAGTCGGCGCGAGGACGAGTACCTCACGGTCGAACGCTCCCGTGCGTTCGAGTTCGCTCAGCAGCACGGCCATCCGCGCTTCATCGGTGTCGGCGGTCTGCAGACCGACGTAGACCCGCACCGGTTCCCGCGCCGGCCTGCCGTTGATGCGGGACAACTCGTCGGCGTCCGCTCCGCCGCCGACGAAACTGCGGCCTTGATAACCAAGGGTGTCCCATGCGGCGAAAGATCCGGGGCTACCGGATCTTTCGGGGCGTTCCGGCTGAGTCACCCCGTCGGCGGTGGTGGAGTTCTGCGGCTGGAAGATCCGGTTGGCGCCGGCCAGGAACCCGCGCAGCAGCACGCCGTTGACGAGGGTGATCACCAACACCACCACGACCGCGGTGCCGATGAACAACGCGATCTCGTCGGACAGTCGCCAGCGCCGGATGAGATACCGGGCCATGGACTTGATGAGGTCGAGCAGCACCCGGGCCACCGCCACACAGACACCGCCGATCACCGCGGCCAGCAGAAGGGTGCGCAGATAGCTCGACGTCGCCGGCCCTTCAAGTCCCATCAGCGCCGACACCTGGCGTTGCCACGCCGCCGCGGGGATGACCATCAGCACGCAGGCACCGAAGGAAACGGCGACGGTCAGGATCTTCAGCGTCGAGGACACCCGGCGCGGCGGCGGCCACCACGGACGGTTGGCCAGCACGAAGCGTCGGATCATCTTCGCGACGAACACGCCGATGCCGTAGCCGATCGCGGCGTTCAGGCCACCGATCAGCCCCTGGAACAACCAGTCCCGGGGCAACAACGACGGCGTCAGCGACAGGCAGAAGAACAATGCTCCGAACGCGACGCCGGTGAAGTCCAGGCGTAGCACTCGCCACGCCCACAGATACGCGGGGTGTTTCTCGGTATCTGCGTCCGTCACCCGAAATCTGGGCCCGTCACCCGAACAGCCCGGGCAGCACGCCCTCCGACGTGCGCCGCAACTCGCCGAGCGTCACCGTGAACTGGCCCTGCACCTCGACGGCCGGTTCGCTGCCCTCGGGACCCTGATCGACCACGCCGACGCGGGTGGCGGGCAGCCCGCGGGCCTCGCACATGGCCGTGAACCGGCTCTCCTCGGTGCGGGGCACGGCGACCAGCGCCCGGCCCGCCGATTCGGAGAACAAGAAGACGAACGGCGCCGTACCTTCTAGCCAGCCTTCGGGAAGCACGATGCGGCAACCGGTTTCGCCGGCCAGCGCCGCTTCGACCACAGCTTGGATCAAGCCGCCTTCGGACAGGTCGTGCGCCGCGGAGATCAGACCGTCGCGCGAGCCCGCGGTGAGCACCTCGGCGAGCAGACGTTCACGGTCCAGATCCACCTTCGGCGGCACCCCGCCCAGGTGGCCCGCGGTCACCTCGGCCCAGATCGATCCGTCGAATTCGTCGTGGGTGTCGCCGAGCAGGATCAGCGTCTCCCCCGGTTCGTTGCCGAACCCGGTGGGGATGCGGCGCTTGACGTCGTCGATGACACCGAGCACACCGACGACCGGGGTGGGCAGGATCGCGGTGCTGCCGGTCTGGTTGTAGAAGCTGACGTTGCCGCCGGTCACCGGAATACCAAGGACGGCAGCGCCGTCGGCGAGTCCACGGACAGCCTGGGAGAACTGCCACATCACGCCGGGATCTTCGGGGGAACCGAAGTTCAAGCAGTTGGTCACCGCGACCGGGGTGGCGCCGGTGACTGCGACGTTGCGGTAGGCCTCGGCGAGTGCGAGCTGCGCGCCGGCGTAGGGGTCGAGCGCGGTGTAGCGACCGGACGCGTCGGTGGAGATCGCGATGCCCCGGCCGGTCTGTTCGTCGACGCGCAGCACGCCGCCGTCGGCGTGTTCGGCGAGCACGGTGTTGCCGCGCACGTAGCGGTCGTACTGCTCGGTGATGAACGCGCGACTGCACAGGTGCGGGCTTCCCACCAGCTGCAGCAGCGTGTCCCGCAGTTCGTCTCCGGTCACCGGCCGTTTCAGCGACGCCGAGGTGTCGGCGACGAGCGCGTCCTGGCTCTCGGGCCGCTGCACCGGGCGCTCATAGACCGGGCCCTCGTGGGCGACGGTGCGCGGGGGCACGTCGACGACGGTCTGGCCGTGCCAGGTGATCTCCAGCCGTCCGCTGTCGGTGACCTCACCGATCACGGTGGCGAGCACGTCCCACTTGCGGCACACCGCCATGAACGCGTCGACGTTCTCGGGCGTGACCACCGCGCACATGCGCTCCTGCGACTCGCTGGACAGGATCTCCGCCGGGGTCATGTTCGCCGCGCGCAGCGGCACCCGGTCCAGCTCGACCTTCATGCCGCCATCGCCTGCGGACGCGAGTTCGGAAGTGGCGCAGGACAATCCGGCACCGCCGAGGTCCTGGATGCCGACCACCAGGTCGTCGGCGTAGAGCTCCAGGCAGCACTCGATGAGCACCTTCTCGGTGAACGGATCACCGACCTGCACACTCGGCAGCTTCTTCCTGCCGGCACTGCCCGACTCGTCGCCCCCGAAGGTCTCCGACGCCAGCACCGACACGCCGCCGATGCCGTCGAGGCCGGTGCGGGCGCCGAAGAGGATGATCTTGTTGCCGGCGCCGGACGCGAACGCCAGTTTGAGGTCCTCCTTGCGGAGCACGCCGACGCACAGCGCGTTGACCAGTGGGTTGCCGGCGTAGCTGGCGTCGAAGATCGTCTCGCCGCCGATGTTCGGCAGCCCCAGCGAGTTTCCGTAGCCGCCGACACCACGCACCACGCCGTCCAGGACGCGACGGGTGTCGGGAGCGTCAGCCGCGCCGAAGCGCAGCTGGTCCATGACCGCGACCGGGCGGGCGCCCATCGCCATGATGTCGCGCACGATGCCGCCGACGCCGGTCGCCGCGCCCTGATACGGCTCGATGTAGGACGGGTGGTTGTGCGACTCCACCTTGAAGGTGGCCGCCCAGCCGTCACCGATGTCGACGACGCCGGCATTCTCTCCGATGCCGGCCAGCATGGTCTCGCGCATCTTCTCCGTGGTGGTCTCCCCGAAGTAGCGCAGGTGCACCTTGGAGGACTTGTACGAGCAGTGCTCGCTCCACATCACCGAGTACATCGCCAGCTCGGCATCGGTGGGACGGCGACCGAGAATCTGACGGATCCGCTCGTACTCGTCGTCCTTGAGCCCGAGTTCCCGGAAGGGCTGGGGCTGGTCGGGAGTGGCGGCGGCCCGCTCGACGGTATCTACCACTTGGGTCAACCCAGACGTCACCGCGCCAGTCTAGCCAGCACCGTCATGCGACTCAGGCCACACAGAACGCGTTGCCCTCCGGGTCGGCCAACACCACCCACTCGAAATCAGGTCCGAAGTTGTTCCGCCCGGTCTCGGTGGCGCCGAGTGCGACGAGCCGGGCCACCTCGGCTTCACGGTCCTGGGCGTGAAAATCCAGGTGCACCTTGTTCTTGCCCGGCGTCGGGTCCGGCACCCGCTGAAAGCCCAGGTTGGCCTCACCGTCACGGACCACCATCACGAATTCGCCTGGAGCGACGGCGTTCACCTTGCCTCCGGCGGCCCTGGACCACCAGTCGGCGAGGGTGTCGGGATCCGTGCAGTCGAACGTCACCATCTCAGTTTTCAGTGGCATGGCTCGACGGTAGTTCAGCCCGGTGACAGAAACGCCTGAAGTGCCGCGGAATAGTCGGCGACATCATCAGCGCCCATCACCTCGCGCGCCGAATGCATCGCCAGCTGCGCCGCGCCGACGTCGACGGTCGGGATCCCGGTGTTGGCCGCGGTCATCGGCCCGATGGTGGATCCACAGGGCAGGTCGGCGCGGTGTTCGTATCGCTGCAGGTTCACCCCGGCCTGCGCGCAGGCCAGCGCGAAGGCCGCGGCGGTCCGGCCATCGGTGGCGTAACGCAGGTTGGGCTGCACCTTCAGCACCGGGCCCGCGTTCACCTCGATCAGGTGCCCGGGCTCGTGGCGGTCCGGGTAGTTGGGGTGGGTGGCGTGGGCCATGTCACCCGACGCCACCATCGAGGTGGGCAACCGCCGCAGGAACTCCTCGCGGCCCCCACCTGCGGCCAGTGTGATGCGCTCCAGCACGGTCAGCAGCAGCTCCGACTGGGCGCCGTGGTCGGACTGTGAACCGACCTCCTCGTGGTCGAAG
Protein-coding regions in this window:
- a CDS encoding IS1380 family transposase, coding for MKRSAVRSLLVDSGRESLVSSAGGLLLARTLHVSGLEKAMSEVLKRWRAPRTLHDPAKVLTDVAIAVALGGDCAADIAVVRAQPELFGAVASDATVSRLIATLAGDVDAAVAAIRAARAAARAHIWRRQQPLAGTSGSQVIVDLDATLVTAHSDKQGATPTFKYGYGFHPMLAFVDHGSHGSGEALVGLLRPGSAGSNSAADHISVLDAALAQLPEPERARVLVRTDTGGGVKDFLHHITDLGLQYSVGFYGMPPIVEALRRVPRRAWRAALDGDGTPREGAQVAELTRYLPDTLKGWPAGMRVIARRERPHPGAQLRLTDDNGWRITCFATNTRGWSICDLEVRHRQRARAEDRIRNLKDTGLTNLPFHGFAQNQIWLEITLLAADLLVWTQVLAFTGHPARGWEPKRLRLRLLAVAGRIITSGRRRYLRLPRGWPWSDLIEFGWTALQPT
- a CDS encoding alpha/beta hydrolase → MTDADTEKHPAYLWAWRVLRLDFTGVAFGALFFCLSLTPSLLPRDWLFQGLIGGLNAAIGYGIGVFVAKMIRRFVLANRPWWPPPRRVSSTLKILTVAVSFGACVLMVIPAAAWQRQVSALMGLEGPATSSYLRTLLLAAVIGGVCVAVARVLLDLIKSMARYLIRRWRLSDEIALFIGTAVVVVLVITLVNGVLLRGFLAGANRIFQPQNSTTADGVTQPERPERSGSPGSFAAWDTLGYQGRSFVGGGADADELSRINGRPAREPVRVYVGLQTADTDEARMAVLLSELERTGAFDREVLVLAPTTGTGWINPIAAESLEMMYNGNTAIVGSQYSYLPSWIAFVGDQQKSMHAGRLMIDAVQQRWAELPPDRRPRLLLYGESLGSMAGQGAFGWLPDISRMGFSSVLWVGPPNASPLWRGITVRRDPGTPEVEPRYDNGRTVRFSQGNDAARIAADAAPPWEGTRVLFLQHSSDPVVWWSDELLFTRPDWLSEPPGRDRTASMRWYPIITFWQVAADMTNAASAPAGHGHNYGDYILDGWAAVAPPPGWTSADTDRIRPALKESESETGDA
- the purL gene encoding phosphoribosylformylglycinamidine synthase subunit PurL, which encodes MVDTVERAAATPDQPQPFRELGLKDDEYERIRQILGRRPTDAELAMYSVMWSEHCSYKSSKVHLRYFGETTTEKMRETMLAGIGENAGVVDIGDGWAATFKVESHNHPSYIEPYQGAATGVGGIVRDIMAMGARPVAVMDQLRFGAADAPDTRRVLDGVVRGVGGYGNSLGLPNIGGETIFDASYAGNPLVNALCVGVLRKEDLKLAFASGAGNKIILFGARTGLDGIGGVSVLASETFGGDESGSAGRKKLPSVQVGDPFTEKVLIECCLELYADDLVVGIQDLGGAGLSCATSELASAGDGGMKVELDRVPLRAANMTPAEILSSESQERMCAVVTPENVDAFMAVCRKWDVLATVIGEVTDSGRLEITWHGQTVVDVPPRTVAHEGPVYERPVQRPESQDALVADTSASLKRPVTGDELRDTLLQLVGSPHLCSRAFITEQYDRYVRGNTVLAEHADGGVLRVDEQTGRGIAISTDASGRYTALDPYAGAQLALAEAYRNVAVTGATPVAVTNCLNFGSPEDPGVMWQFSQAVRGLADGAAVLGIPVTGGNVSFYNQTGSTAILPTPVVGVLGVIDDVKRRIPTGFGNEPGETLILLGDTHDEFDGSIWAEVTAGHLGGVPPKVDLDRERLLAEVLTAGSRDGLISAAHDLSEGGLIQAVVEAALAGETGCRIVLPEGWLEGTAPFVFLFSESAGRALVAVPRTEESRFTAMCEARGLPATRVGVVDQGPEGSEPAVEVQGQFTVTLGELRRTSEGVLPGLFG
- a CDS encoding VOC family protein; the protein is MPLKTEMVTFDCTDPDTLADWWSRAAGGKVNAVAPGEFVMVVRDGEANLGFQRVPDPTPGKNKVHLDFHAQDREAEVARLVALGATETGRNNFGPDFEWVVLADPEGNAFCVA